The bacterium genome includes the window TCGACCTGCTGGTGGCCACGACCGTGGTGGAGGTGGGGATCGACGTGCCCAACGCCACCGTGATGCTCGTCCACCATCCCGAACGTTTCGGTCTGGCCCAGCTGCACCAGCTGAGGGGGCGGATCGGCCGGGGACGGCACCAGTCGTACTGCCTGCTGGTGAACGAGCGCTGGCTCGCGCCGGAGACGTACGAGCGGTTGACGCTCTTCTGCGCCGAACACGACGGGTTCCGCCTGGCCGAGGAGGATCTGCGGCGGCGCGGGCCCGGCGACATCCTGGGCGTCCGGCAGCACGGCGCGCCGGTCTTCCTGCTCGCCAACCCGCTGCGGGACGCCCGGGTCGTCGCCGTATGCGCCGAGGACGTGCGGCGGATCATCGCGGGCGATCCGCAGCTGTCAGCAGCCGCCAACGAGGTCCTGCGCGCCGGCTTCGCGGGACCGCAGGCCCGTTACGCAGGCCTGGGCGTGACCGGATGAGAGGCCTGATCACACCTTCACGGTCAAGGGGACCCGCCTGGATGCCGAAAGGAGAGTTGACGCCGCTCCCGCACCCGTCCTGAAAGAGGGATTCATGCACATCACCTGTACGGACTGCGGCAACGTCTACACACTCGCCGACGCGACCGTGCCGCGCCGCCGTCTGCGCGTGCGCTGTCCCGCCTGCGGCCGGGGCCTGCACGTCGACGGGACCGTCCGGGCCAGGTTCCGCGAACCGCCGCGGCCCGATGACCGCCGCGGCTGGGCACAGCGCCTGGCCCGGGCCCTTGTCTCGGACATCCTCGTCTACCATCGCGAGCGGCACGACGCGGCTCTCGCCGAGGGCCGCCTCCTGGTGGAGTTCGCGTCCGAGTTGGGGGAGGCCTGGGAAGCGTACAAGTTCCAGCTGGGGGACGACGACGCCTGCGCGCGCCACTTCCGCGAGGCGGTCAACGAGATCCTCGCCGGCGGCGAGATCCTGCTGGAACCGCGCGACGATGAGCGGTAGCCGGGTTCACTCCTCCCAGCGCTGGCTGACGTCCGAGAGGATGGCTTCGATGTGCTGTCTGATGCGGGCGTTCTGATCCGGTTCGAAGAGCGCCTTCTTGACCCGCCCGTCCGCATCCTTCTTGATGTAGCGCAGGGACTTGATGTCCTCCATGGGCAGGAGGATGTCCTTGCAGACGCGGACCTCGATGGCGTCCCCGTCCAGGTTCAGTCCGGGATTGTTGTGGGGATGCATGCCGAGGCCCCAGCCGTGCGCGACCATCGAACACAGCAGCGCCCGCATCATGTTCTGGCCCTGGACCGTCTCGGGATCGAAGTTGCCCTGCATGCGGTCCAGCACGCCGTCGACCACCGGCACCAGCTTCTCGATGAGATCCTGGGGCAGACCGATGTTCAGCAGGCGGGAGAACATGTCCTTCAGGATGCGGTCCGTGTTGGTGACGGGCATGTCGGTCCTCTCCGGTGGTTGACGTGACGGGATGCGTGACGGGCGCCGGTGCGGGCACGGATATGATATCGTCCAGGCCGCAATGGACTTGAACCCATTCTCCCCACCCCGGCCTGCGGACAAGAACCGTTGACCCCGGGTCCGCACTGCCTTAGTCTGCGCCCATGCCTAATCATGAAGAAACTACCAGCGATCGTGCCCTGCCGCCAGCTGCCGCGCAACAGAGGTTCGACGCGGGTCGCCGGTCCGAGCGGGACGCGGATCTCGACGGCGCCCTCGCCGCCTATCGCGACGCCCTGGCCCTGTCACCCGGGAAAGCCGACTGGTGCTACCGGCTCGGTTGCGTCCACCGCAAGCTGGGCTGTTACCGGGAGGCGGCGGCCGCCTTCCGTCAGGCCATCGAGCAGGGCGGCGAATCGGGCCCCTACCTGAACAACCTGGGCACCGTGCTGGACGCCCTGGGCGAGCGCGCCGAGGCCATGCAGATGTTCCACCGGGCCATCGCCGCCGACGGGGACAACGCCGAGGCC containing:
- a CDS encoding zinc-ribbon domain-containing protein — translated: MHITCTDCGNVYTLADATVPRRRLRVRCPACGRGLHVDGTVRARFREPPRPDDRRGWAQRLARALVSDILVYHRERHDAALAEGRLLVEFASELGEAWEAYKFQLGDDDACARHFREAVNEILAGGEILLEPRDDER